Genomic segment of Synergistota bacterium:
TCCTTTCAACTGATCCTCTTTCCCCATATCCTCTTTTCTTATCCTCGAAAACCCTCACCATGTCTCCTATCTTTCCGCCTATATAATCCCACAAAAGCTCTTTATCACCGAATCCAAACTCTTCATACGCTTCAAAAGCCTTTTCTTTAGACAGGTCATCTACTAATATATATTCTGCTCTCCCTTCAAGGTGAGCATTGCTATACACATCCTCTATAAATAAACAATCGCTCGTTGAACATAAACAATGACACAAATGCTTCTCCTTAGTCATACCAACAAGGAAATTAAACAAACCATTTAGTACAGGCCTGCCTGCAGCATTCATCACTTCCCTTATCGTCTGCATCTCGTCTAAAACAAACACCGGCTTCAGCCTCTCCTTAACTATCTCCTCAAACACCACCTCTAAATACCTGAAAACATCTTCTTCCTTCCTCATGCTTCTAAACAAAATATCAAACAATCTCTCTGAGATAGGAATACCTTTAAACTTCTCTAATGCTCTTCCTCCTGTTTTTAATACCTCTTTAATGAATTCCCTCACTGCTTTTTTACCCTCTCCATATTTAACCTCAAAAAGCACCTGTAATAATTCTCCTATGTTTGATACCTCT
This window contains:
- a CDS encoding ATP-binding protein, giving the protein MRNGVVDIPEFVDREREKEELKAVLSGRPNLVYFVYGPINSGKTTLLMKVFEELPEEYIVFYINFRWREVSNIGELLQVLFEVKYGEGKKAVREFIKEVLKTGGRALEKFKGIPISERLFDILFRSMRKEEDVFRYLEVVFEEIVKERLKPVFVLDEMQTIREVMNAAGRPVLNGLFNFLVGMTKEKHLCHCLCSTSDCLFIEDVYSNAHLEGRAEYILVDDLSKEKAFEAYEEFGFGDKELLWDYIGGKIGDMVRVFEDKKRGYGERGSVERMLNDQKVKLKSFLEAVEEGEKGNIAVIEEVEKAFIKMGKEEREIEAEKIPRKVRLFLIQANMLFYNPLEGTVRPQSRLLWRAIREVFG